One genomic region from Pseudoduganella dura encodes:
- a CDS encoding AraC family transcriptional regulator has product MDTLLDAVRRHADSHADASGLARSAIPGLLAVRAFAPSGLQHAISKPIVCLVVQGAKNVTMGTTSVDFSAGESLLITADVPIVSQITAASLAAPYLSLVLELDQAVIAELGVQMGAAPDDAHVPVRVDTTDTEVADTARRLLHLLDRPDAVPVLHAQLVRELHYWLLAGRHGPALRRLGWPNGPAQRVARAVALLRTDFARALPVERLAEIAGMSPSSFHQHFRALTSLSPLQFQKQLRLIEARRLMLGEGASASTAAFTVGYESVPQFTREYGRLFGTTPVRDTRAARERLQPA; this is encoded by the coding sequence ATGGATACCCTGCTCGACGCGGTACGCCGCCATGCCGACTCCCATGCCGATGCCAGCGGACTGGCCCGCTCCGCCATTCCCGGCCTGCTGGCCGTGCGCGCATTCGCGCCCAGCGGCTTGCAGCATGCGATTTCGAAGCCGATCGTCTGCCTTGTGGTGCAGGGCGCCAAGAACGTAACGATGGGCACCACCTCGGTGGATTTCAGTGCCGGCGAATCGCTGCTGATCACCGCGGACGTGCCGATCGTCAGCCAGATCACCGCTGCCAGCCTGGCCGCGCCCTACCTGTCGCTCGTGCTGGAACTCGATCAGGCCGTCATCGCCGAGCTGGGGGTGCAGATGGGCGCCGCGCCGGATGACGCGCACGTGCCGGTGCGCGTGGATACCACCGATACGGAAGTGGCCGATACCGCGCGGCGGCTGCTCCACCTGCTCGACCGCCCCGACGCCGTGCCGGTACTGCACGCCCAGCTGGTACGCGAGCTGCATTACTGGCTGCTCGCAGGGCGGCACGGGCCGGCGCTGCGGCGGCTCGGCTGGCCGAACGGGCCGGCACAGCGGGTAGCGCGCGCCGTGGCACTGCTGCGCACGGATTTCGCCCGTGCATTGCCCGTGGAACGCCTGGCGGAAATAGCGGGCATGAGCCCCTCGTCGTTCCACCAGCATTTTCGGGCGCTGACATCGCTGTCTCCGCTGCAATTCCAGAAGCAGCTGCGGCTGATCGAGGCACGCCGGCTGATGCTGGGCGAAGGCGCCTCCGCCAGCACCGCGGCTTTTACGGTGGGATATGAAAGCGTGCCCCAGTTCACCCGCGAATATGGCCGGCTGTTCGGCACCACGCCGGTGCGCGATACCCGGGCGGCACGGGAGCGCCTGCAGCCGGCATAG
- a CDS encoding SDR family oxidoreductase yields MTTITLITGASRGLGRNTALSIARAGGDVIITYQSRAEDAQAVVAEIAALGRKAVAFQLDSGNIGSFASFVQQLRGTLRETWGRDRFDHLVNNAGHGEHAALTDTTEAQFDRLVDVHFKGVFFLTAALLPLLADGGRIVNLSSGLTRLTIPGYAAYAAMKGAVEVMTRYMAKEFGARGIAVNTVAPGAIETDFGGGAVRDNPDLNRMLAQMTALGRVGVADDIGPMIAGLLAPGNRWVTGQRIEVSGGQAL; encoded by the coding sequence ATGACCACGATTACCCTCATTACCGGCGCCAGCCGCGGCCTGGGCCGCAATACGGCACTCAGCATCGCCCGGGCCGGCGGCGACGTCATCATCACGTACCAGAGCCGTGCCGAGGATGCGCAGGCCGTTGTCGCCGAGATCGCGGCACTGGGCCGCAAGGCCGTGGCGTTCCAGCTGGACAGCGGCAATATCGGCAGCTTTGCCTCGTTCGTGCAACAGTTACGCGGCACGCTGCGCGAAACGTGGGGCCGCGACAGGTTCGACCATCTCGTCAACAATGCCGGCCACGGCGAACACGCGGCGCTGACGGACACCACCGAGGCCCAGTTCGACCGGCTGGTGGACGTGCATTTCAAGGGCGTGTTCTTCCTGACGGCGGCGCTGCTGCCGCTGCTGGCCGATGGCGGCCGCATCGTCAACCTGTCGTCCGGACTGACGCGGCTCACCATTCCAGGGTATGCCGCCTATGCGGCAATGAAGGGCGCCGTGGAAGTGATGACGCGCTACATGGCAAAGGAATTCGGCGCGCGCGGCATCGCTGTCAACACGGTGGCGCCGGGCGCCATCGAAACGGATTTCGGCGGCGGCGCCGTGCGCGACAATCCGGACCTGAACCGGATGCTGGCGCAAATGACCGCGCTGGGCCGCGTGGGCGTGGCCGACGACATCGGCCCGATGATCGCCGGCCTGCTGGCACCGGGCAACCGCTGGGTGACGGGCCAGCGGATCGAGGTTTCGGGGGGCCAGGCCCTCTGA
- a CDS encoding TonB-dependent siderophore receptor — protein sequence MFPDRAASPAPHPFRQQSGRRGTGLTLLCASLSLAYPLALHAAEEVAPAAPPAEAETTLQTVTVTGTMDNNTENTGSLASRKASVMKGFETVRDIPQPVTVITRQLLDDRNFLDLHDVLQNTPGVSVDYTDSERVTYHSRGYQIDALQVDGITFSQSGSAFVQPDTAVLDRVEVLRGASGMLRGSGNPSATVNMVRKRPTREFQASAVATVGRWDRHRVEGDVSGALNASGTLRARAVVVADEKEFFQKAKQEKREVLYGVVEYDLAPKTTLTASLQHTDLDATGAWGGMPGNLDGSPLYLPRDTYLGVDWNRWNRYNDEAFAEIEHRFDNGWTARVGAAWVHLALKNGGFKQSYFTRVAGTTNPYLMSVASAQYTGAESTQKVVNAVASGPFTLFGRKHELIVGGEALRTESIDSWGQGSLYPQVVDIRTFDPYGTYAERDVATPGSANPNYTRQKGVFGTARLSVADPLTLLVGGRLSWWEYEVPRTPASNYRIEREATPFAGLVYDFNRNLNAYLSYTEIFTPQNVKDVNGNILQPIRGEDYEAGVKGDFFGGKLTASAGIFHITNEGKAVEDPTSANPCAPYYTTGFCRVAGGKTQSRGWELELAGEILPGWQVQAGYTNTRTKYITDTSSANTGLPLRTIDPRHKVNVFSSYRFDGALQGLTLGGGVRTQNDTYVTAGGLTVRQGGYSIFNAMANYRFSDRYALQLNVENLFDKVYYKKFAPTGISYYYGDPRNVTLSLRASL from the coding sequence ATGTTTCCCGATCGCGCAGCAAGCCCCGCCCCGCACCCGTTCCGCCAGCAATCCGGGAGGCGCGGCACCGGGCTGACCCTGCTGTGCGCAAGCCTGTCGCTGGCTTACCCGCTGGCGCTGCATGCGGCGGAGGAAGTGGCGCCCGCGGCGCCGCCGGCGGAGGCGGAAACCACGCTGCAAACGGTGACCGTGACGGGCACGATGGACAACAACACCGAAAACACCGGTTCGCTGGCCAGCCGCAAGGCCAGCGTGATGAAAGGTTTCGAGACGGTGCGCGACATCCCGCAGCCGGTCACCGTGATCACCCGCCAGCTGCTGGACGACCGCAATTTCCTCGACCTGCACGACGTGCTGCAGAACACGCCGGGCGTGTCGGTCGACTACACCGACAGCGAACGCGTCACGTACCACTCGCGCGGCTACCAGATCGATGCGCTGCAGGTCGACGGGATCACGTTCAGCCAGAGCGGCTCGGCCTTCGTGCAGCCCGATACGGCCGTGCTGGACCGCGTGGAAGTGCTGCGCGGCGCCTCGGGCATGCTGCGCGGTTCGGGCAACCCGTCGGCCACGGTGAACATGGTGCGCAAGCGGCCGACGCGGGAATTCCAGGCATCCGCGGTGGCGACTGTCGGCCGCTGGGACCGCCACCGCGTGGAAGGCGACGTTTCCGGCGCGCTCAACGCATCGGGCACGCTGCGCGCACGTGCCGTGGTGGTGGCGGACGAGAAGGAATTCTTCCAGAAGGCCAAGCAGGAAAAACGCGAAGTGCTGTACGGCGTGGTGGAATACGACCTCGCGCCGAAGACCACGCTGACCGCCAGCCTGCAGCACACCGACCTGGACGCCACCGGCGCCTGGGGCGGCATGCCCGGCAACCTCGACGGTTCGCCGCTGTACCTGCCGCGCGACACCTACCTGGGCGTGGACTGGAACCGCTGGAACCGCTACAACGACGAAGCGTTCGCCGAGATCGAGCACCGCTTCGACAACGGCTGGACGGCCAGGGTCGGCGCCGCCTGGGTGCACCTGGCGCTGAAGAACGGCGGCTTCAAGCAATCGTATTTCACGCGGGTGGCCGGCACCACCAATCCTTACCTGATGAGCGTGGCCTCGGCCCAGTACACCGGCGCCGAGAGCACGCAGAAGGTCGTCAACGCGGTGGCCAGCGGCCCGTTCACGCTGTTCGGCCGCAAGCACGAGCTGATCGTGGGCGGCGAGGCGCTGCGCACCGAATCGATCGACAGCTGGGGCCAGGGCAGCCTGTACCCGCAGGTCGTGGATATCCGCACCTTCGACCCGTACGGCACCTATGCCGAGCGCGATGTGGCGACCCCGGGCAGCGCCAACCCGAACTACACGCGCCAGAAGGGCGTGTTCGGCACGGCGCGGCTGTCGGTCGCCGATCCGCTGACGCTGCTCGTCGGCGGCCGCCTGTCGTGGTGGGAATACGAGGTGCCGCGCACGCCGGCCAGCAACTACAGGATCGAGCGCGAGGCCACGCCGTTCGCCGGCCTGGTATACGACTTCAACCGTAACCTGAACGCCTACCTGAGCTACACGGAAATCTTCACGCCGCAGAACGTGAAGGATGTCAACGGCAACATCCTGCAGCCGATCCGCGGCGAGGACTACGAAGCGGGCGTGAAGGGCGATTTCTTCGGCGGCAAACTGACGGCCTCGGCCGGCATCTTCCACATCACCAACGAGGGCAAGGCGGTCGAGGACCCCACGTCGGCCAATCCGTGCGCGCCGTACTACACCACCGGCTTTTGCCGCGTGGCCGGCGGAAAAACGCAGAGCAGGGGCTGGGAACTGGAACTGGCCGGCGAGATCCTGCCGGGCTGGCAGGTGCAGGCCGGCTATACCAACACGCGTACGAAATACATCACCGATACCAGCAGCGCCAACACGGGCCTGCCGCTGCGCACGATCGATCCGCGCCACAAGGTCAACGTGTTCTCCAGCTACCGCTTCGACGGCGCGCTGCAGGGCCTGACGCTGGGCGGTGGCGTGCGCACGCAGAACGATACCTACGTGACCGCCGGCGGCCTGACGGTGCGCCAGGGCGGCTATTCGATCTTCAACGCGATGGCGAACTACCGGTTCAGCGACCGCTACGCGCTGCAGCTGAACGTCGAGAACCTGTTCGACAAGGTGTATTACAAGAAGTTCGCGCCGACCGGCATCAGCTACTACTACGGCGATCCGCGCAACGTCACGCTGTCGCTGCGCGCCAGCCTGTAA
- a CDS encoding response regulator transcription factor gives MTNRSALTILVVEDHPTIARQVVQFLDGLKWQTDHAATGALAIELATRESYDVVLLDLNLPDMDGLDVCRAIKARAPRNVPVLMLTARDAFEDKARGFHGGADDYLTKPFDLRELALRCEALARRGQLHVGQELSVGPLTLLPRDRRALCHGMPVTLTQAGFRILFTLCTAHPHAVSRSALMHELWGTNPPDSDALKSHIYALRRQLALAGAPDIIGTIPQLGYRLQPAAAADV, from the coding sequence ATGACGAACCGCAGCGCCCTGACCATCCTGGTGGTGGAAGACCATCCGACGATCGCCCGCCAGGTCGTGCAGTTCCTCGACGGCCTGAAGTGGCAGACCGACCATGCCGCCACCGGCGCGCTCGCCATCGAACTGGCCACGCGCGAAAGCTACGACGTGGTGCTGCTCGACCTGAACCTGCCCGACATGGATGGCCTGGACGTGTGCCGCGCGATCAAGGCGCGGGCGCCGCGCAACGTGCCGGTACTGATGCTGACCGCCCGCGATGCGTTCGAAGACAAGGCCCGCGGCTTCCATGGCGGCGCCGACGATTACCTGACCAAGCCGTTCGACCTGCGCGAGCTTGCGCTGCGCTGCGAAGCACTGGCGCGGCGCGGGCAACTGCACGTGGGCCAGGAGCTGAGCGTCGGTCCGCTCACGCTGCTGCCGCGTGACCGGCGCGCCCTGTGCCACGGCATGCCCGTCACGCTGACACAAGCCGGTTTCAGGATCCTGTTCACGCTGTGCACCGCGCATCCGCATGCCGTTTCCCGGTCCGCGCTGATGCACGAGCTGTGGGGCACCAATCCGCCGGACAGCGATGCACTCAAGTCGCACATCTATGCGCTGCGCAGGCAACTGGCGCTGGCCGGCGCGCCGGACATCATCGGCACCATTCCGCAGCTCGGCTACAGGCTGCAACCTGCCGCGGCCGCCGATGTTTAA